A genome region from Mercenaria mercenaria strain notata chromosome 11, MADL_Memer_1, whole genome shotgun sequence includes the following:
- the LOC123532287 gene encoding uncharacterized protein LOC123532287, translating into MQLYELCTVLVLLCELVFCQDLQTLIHPRPTQNSSTSTTTTTTTTLAPPTNHVGETQGRDESNIDERLERSRAARMFFLRQHVLETLGWTSPPDIDPETKRRLLLGMQTPVYVTRQKYCYFPACDLPMVDLPDYMNRSIWFDTSSRNIRYFFSVPSNPDPNLEITSAVVRIHLKRRDDCPCAYDSDHSTSRLHIKIYQYRKPIRSHARLRHSNMRLIDAKMVTWDSARWVSLHVTEAVKRIVTRGRRNGGFEVHVRDMEENILDAKTVIDPTVCTTVSEYDCTQDDAVYHEEDTGEPDDPNFSPVLEISSTTTTRLDIS; encoded by the exons ATGCAGTTGTATGAATTATGTACTGTACTGGTTTTGTTATGCGAGCTTGTTTTTTGCCAAGACTTGCAAACTTTGATACATCCAAGACCGACACAGAACTCTTCGACGTCAACAAcgacgacgacaacaacaacattagCACCGCCGACGAACCACGTCGGGGAAACCCAAGGCAGAGATGAATCGAATATTGACGAGCGCCTTGAAAG aTCGAGAGCCGCACGCATGTTTTTCCTACGACAGCACGTGCTTGAAACGCTTGGCTGGACAAGTCCCCCGGATATTGATCCTGAAACCAAGAGACGCTTGCTTCTCGGGATGCAAACCCCTGTATACGTGACCAGGCAAAAGTACTGCTACTTCCCAGCTT gtgacTTGCCTATGGTGGACCTACCTGATTACATGAATCGGTCAATCTGGTTCGACACTAGTTCGAGGAATATCCGATATTTCTTTTCAGTACCAAGCAATCCTGACCCTAATCTAGAAATCACCTCAGCCGTGGTTAGGATCCATTTAAAGCGAAGAGACG ACTGTCCGTGTGCATATGATAGTGACCACAGCACGTCAAGACTTCATATAAAGATTTACCAGTACAGGAAACCCATCAGATCACATGCAAGAT tGCGTCACAGCAACATGAGATTAATAGACGCCAAGATGGTGACCTGGGACAGCGCGCGCTGGGTTTCACTGCACGTGACTGAAGCTGTTAAACGTATTGTGACTAGAGGAAGACGAAATGGCGGCTTTGAAGTGCATGTGAGAGACATGGAAGAGAATATCCTAGATGCCAAAACTGTCATAGACCCAACAGTTTGCACAACAGTCTCAG AATATGACTGCACACAAGACGACGCTGTTTACCACGAAGAAGACACGGGTGAACCAGACGATCCCAACTTTTCTCCAGTGTTAGAAATAAGTTCCACAACAACAACACGGCTAGACA tttCATGA